GATCGCTTGCGGAGCAATAGACCGTTGCGCGTGGGCGTCAATTCCACCTCGACATTGTGGTTCATGCCGAAACGGTCCCTGAGTTTTTTTGGAATGGTGATTTGCCCGCGTTCGGAGATACGCATGAAAACCTCAATATGAAATTCAGACATAAAAAATCATACTCCCATATCGAACTGCTGGCAACACTGTTCACAACGCCTGAACCAAACAGCAACTTACCTGGCATTCTGTACTCACCGGTGCGGCA
Above is a genomic segment from Bacteroidetes bacterium SB0662_bin_6 containing:
- a CDS encoding AbrB/MazE/SpoVT family DNA-binding domain-containing protein; this translates as MSEFHIEVFMRISERGQITIPKKLRDRFGMNHNVEVELTPTRNGLLLRKRSAVEHPVESVYAILGRGGSTDDYLEEIRGR